One genomic region from Argentina anserina chromosome 2, drPotAnse1.1, whole genome shotgun sequence encodes:
- the LOC126785374 gene encoding uncharacterized protein LOC126785374 → MRNVFATVKRHRHATLLSQTLRHELYIRKCIPLEYNKYIEIGWKQDCGSPYYSLQRHSYSTGFTSVHGETPSAKYAKLRKESLESEFGHALGANRSKSFSAAFRFGPFLALYRAAIISFHVLKLTIWQFFVQDIRKRAVKFRETLIRLGPFYVKLGQALSTRPDILPTVYCQELVKLQDQIPPFPTHVAIKSIESQLGVSVSEIFADISPQPIAAASLGQVYKAHLHSGELVAVKVQRPGMSLSLTLDALLFHMIGGQLKRFAKARKDLLVAVNEMVRHMFDEIDYILEAKNAERFASLYASHPRDRKKDCPTATSGKTHRHKEENCIKVPKIYWDLTRRAVLTMEWIDGIKLTDEIGLKMACLNRKELIDQGLYCSLRQLLEVGFFHADPHPGNLVATDSGALAYFDFGMMGDIPRHYRVGLIQVLVHFVNRDSLGLANDFLSLGFIPEGVDMQSVADALKASFSDRSRQSQDFQGIMDQLYFVMYEFNFSLPPDYALVIRALGSLEGTAKVLDPDFKVVESAYPFVIGRLLADPNPDMRKILRELLICNDGSIRWNRLERLIAAISEQAFESVREPSNSAESTPNPLRRKSFDMHAVVAATEDLLRFILSEKGRRVRVYLVRDIIGAADAFFQDEVVDCMFNENPEAKNTLDSEGRTMLVRVVNGFHYLSQAVKLAPDVWTTMLIRLAFTPEVHKFTLDVFSSLMIHFSGQIPKTTFVSLSKLIHKLVKNRNYFEP, encoded by the exons ATGAGGAATGTCTTTGCCACTGTCAAGCGTCACCGCCATGCCACTCTGCTCTCCCAAA CTCTACGccatgaactatatatacgCAAATGCATACCTCTGGAATACAACAAGTATATTGAAATTGGATGGAAACAAGACTGTGGGTCTCCATATTACAGTCTGCAACGACAttc TTATTCCACTGGTTTCACCAGCGTGCACGGAGAGACTCCGTCCGCCAAATATGCGAAGTTGAGGAAGGAGTCTCTAGAAAGTGAATTTGGACATGCTCTTGGAGCCAATCGCTCCAAAAGTTTTTCTGCTGCCTTCCGTTTCGGTCCATTTTTGGCTTTGTATAGAGCAGCTATTATTTCTTTCCATGTGTTGAAGCTCACCATCTGGCAATTTTTTGTTCAAGACATAAGGAAACGTGCCGTCAAG TTTCGTGAAACTCTTATCCGCTTGGGACCTTTCTATGTCAAG CTCGGTCAGGCTTTGAGCACCAGGCCAGATATACTACCAACTGTATACTGCCAAGAGCTTGTTAAGTTACAG GATCAAATACCCCCATTTCCAACCCATGTAGCTATTAAATCTATTGAATCCCAGCTTGGAGTTAGTGTTTCAGAAATTTTTGCTGATATTAGCCCACAGCCTATTGCTGCAGCATCCCTAGGGCAAGTCTATAAAG CTCACCTGCACTCTGGGGAGCTGGTAGCTGTTAAAGTCCAAAGGCCTGGCATGTCACTTTCATTGACCCTTGATGCCTTATTATTCCATATGATTGGGGGCCAATTAAAGCGATTTGCCAAGGCCCGCAAAGATCTATTAGTGGCAGTGAATGAGATG GTGAGGCACatgtttgatgaaattgatTACATCCTAGAGGCAAAAAATGCTGAACGTTTTGCTTCTCTATATGCTTCACATCCAC GTGACAGGAAAAAGGATTGTCCAACAGCTACATCTGGGAAAACTCATAGACATAAAGAGGAAAACTGTATAAAAGTACCAAAAATATATTGGGACCTTACCCGTAGGGCTGTGCTGACAATGGAGTGGATTGATGGAATAAAGCTTACAGATGAAATTGGCCTAAAGATGGCCTGTCTGAACAGAAAAGAACTCATTGACCAG GGATTATACTGTTCTTTGAGACAATTGCTGGAGGTGGGATTTTTTCATGCCGATCCACATCCTGGCAATCTTGTTGCCACTGATAGTGGTGCTCTtgcatattttgattttggaatgatGGGGGATATTCCTCGACATTATCGCGTGGGACTTATCCAAGTG CTCGTGCACTTTGTTAATCGTGACTCTCTGGGTTTGGCAAATGACTTTCTTTCATTGGGATTTATTCCTGAAGGGGTTGATATGCAATCAGTTGCAGATGCATTGAAAGCCTCCTTTAGTGACAGGAGCAGACAATCTCAAGATTTTCAG gGAATAATGGACCAACTATATTTTGTTATGTATGAATTTAACTTCTCTCTTCCTCCGGACTATGCCCTCGTGATAAGGGCTCTGGGATCACTAGAAGGCACGGCCAAAGTTCTGGATCCTGATTTCAAAGTTGTTGAGAGTGCATATCCTTTTGTGATTGGAAGACTTTTGGCCGATCCAAATCCTGATATGAGAAAAATTTTAAGAGAACTTCTCATATGCAATGATGGATCCATACGGTGGAATAGGCTAGAACGACTG ATTGCAGCAATATCTGAACAGGCTTTTGAGTCTGTTAGAGAGCCCTCTAATTCGGCGGAGAGTACTCCTAATCCTTTAAGAAGGAAATCATTTGACATGCATGCTGTTGTTGCTGCCACTGAAGATCTTTTGCGATTCATTCTCTCTGAGAAGGGTCGAAGGGTACGTGTATACCTTGTTCGGGATATAATTGGTGCAGCTGATGCTTTTTTTCAGGATGAAGTTGTCGATTGCATGTTCAATGAGAATCCCGAAGCCAAGAACACTCTCGACTCAGAG GGACGTACCATGCTTGTCAGGGTGGTAAATGGATTTCACTATCTCAGTCAAGCTGTGAAGTTAGCCCCAGATGTGTGGACAACAATGCTTATACGCCTGGCGTTTACACCAGAGGTTCATAAATTTACTTTGGATGTCTTTTCGTCACTAATGATTCATTTTAGTGGACAAATCCCAAAAACTACGTTCGTTTCTCTATCTAAACTTATACACAAGTTGGTGAAAAACCGCAACTATTTTGAGCCATAA
- the LOC126785269 gene encoding lariat debranching enzyme isoform X2, with protein sequence MKIAVEGCMHGDLDNVYRTLQHMERAHNIKIDLLLCCGDFQAVRNEKDLESLSVPPKYRSMNSFWKYYSGEEMAPYPTIFIGGNHEASNYLWELYYGGWAAPNIYFLGFAGVVKFGNLRIGGLSGIYKSRDYRSGHYERPPYNENTIKSVYHVREYDVHKLMQVEEPIHIFLSHDWPLGITDCGDWKQLVRYKPHFETEVRDRTLGSKPAAQLLQKLKPPYWFSAHLHCKFAARVQHGQDGPVTNFLALDKCLPGKKFLQVLDIDTEPGPCEIQYDEEWLEITRRFNSIFPLTIKSANFGGLHIDKQDSRQWVRSKLQARGAQPFEFSRTAPSYNPSNSVSNSTSQGYTRNPQTESLLQFLELPYLLDDMSESSEAFRSPFPLSVRDDSEEIPIDDVDELEDLAEEAGNVEHEDV encoded by the exons ATGAAAATTGCCGTAGAAGGATGTATGCACGGCGACCTCGACAACGTCTACCGGACCCTCCAACACATGGAACGAGCTCACAACATCAAAATCGACCTCCTCCTCTGCTGCGGCGATTTTCAG GCTGTGAGGAATGAGAAGGATTTGGAGAGCTTAAGCGTGCCCCCAAAGTACCGCTCCATGAACTCCTTCTGGAAGTACTATTCCGGCGAGGAGATGGCTCCATATCCCACCATATTCATCGGTGGCAATCATGAAGCTTCTAATTATCTCTGGGAACT CTACTACGGAGGGTGGGCGGCACCCAATATCTACTTCTTGGGTTTTGCCGGGGTTGTCAAGTTCGGAAACCTTCGCATTGGTGGCCTCTCTGGCATTTATAAATCGCGAGACTATCGTTCCG GACACTATGAGAGGCCTCCTTATAATGAGAATACCATCAAGTCTGTCTATCATGTTCGTGAGTATGATGTCCACAAACTCATGCAAGTTGAGGAGCCAATCCATATTTTTCTTTCACATGATTGGCCTCTTGGCATCACTGATTGTGGGGACTGGAAGCAACTTGTTCGATACAAACCTCATTTTGAGACTGAG GTTCGGGATAGAACTCTGGGAAGTAAGCCTGCTGCTCAATTGCTACAAAAATTGAAACCACCCTACTGGTTTTCAGCTCATCTACACTGCAAATTTGCTGCTCGCGTGCAACATGGGCAAGATGGTCCCGTGACAAATTTTCTTGCTCTTGATAAGTGTCTTCCAGGAAAGAAATTTTTGCAG GTTCTTGATATTGACACCGAGCCAGGGCCATGCGAGATCCAGTATGATGAAGAATGGCTTGAGATAACTCGGCGATTTAATTCTATTTTCCCTCTCACAATCAAGAGTGCAAATTTTGG GGGTCTACATATTGATAAGCAAGATTCTCGTCAATGGGTAAGGAGTAAGCTACAAGCAAGAGGAGCCCAACCTTTTGAATTCAGCCGGACAGCTCCATCTTATAACCCCTCTAATTCTGTCTCAAACAGTACATCTCAGG GATATACTCGGAATCCACAAACTGAATCTTTGTTGCAATTTCTGGAACTCCCTTATCTTCTTGATGACATGTCAGAATCTTCGGAAGCATTCAGAAGTCCTTTTCCATTAAGTGTTAGAG ATGACAGCGAAGAGATTCCCATTGATGATGTGGATGAGTTGGAAGACCTTGCTGAAGAGGCCGGAAATGTTGAACATGAAGATGTTTGA
- the LOC126785269 gene encoding peroxidase 46 isoform X3, with product MSESSEAFRSPFPLSVRAKRFPLMMWMSWKTLLKRPEMLNMKMFDNSVWWSSLASCASANLAMNFYSASCPSAELVVRNTVRSASNMDPTVPGKLLRLLFHDCFVEGCDASVLLQGNGTERSDPANQSLGGFSVIDSAKRLLEILCPGTVSCADIVALAARDAVEITGGPLVHIPTGRRDGKVSLASNVRPNIVDTSFTMNEMIKLFSSKGLPLHDLVTLSGSHTIGAAHCSAFSDRFQEDSEGKFTLIDASLDKGYAEKLMKQCPSGSNPSTTVKNDPETSFVFDNQYYRNLLAHRGLFQSDSVLFTDSRSTKQVENFAADQVDFFESWIQSFLKLTSTHVKTGDEGEIRAFCPTANT from the exons ATGTCAGAATCTTCGGAAGCATTCAGAAGTCCTTTTCCATTAAGTGTTAGAG CGAAGAGATTCCCATTGATGATGTGGATGAGTTGGAAGACCTTGCTGAAGAGGCCGGAAATGTTGAACATGAAGATGTTTGATAATTCAGTGTGGTGGTCATCCTTG GCTTCCTGTGCAAGTGCAAACCTCGCAATGAATTTCTACTCAGCTTCATGCCCTTCTGCTGAGCTTGTGGTCAGAAACACAGTCAGATCAGCTTCAAACATGGACCCTACTGTCCCCGGGAAGCTCCTACGCTTGCTCTTCCATGACTGCTTTGTGGAG GGTTGTGATGCTTCTGTCCTTCTACAAGGAAATGGAACGGAGAGAAGCGATCCAGCAAACCAATCTCTGGGAGGATTTTCAGTTATTGATTCAGCAAAAAGACTGCTTGAAATTCTCTGTCCAGGAACTGTTTCATGTGCTGACATTGTTGCTTTGGCTGCTAGAGATGCTGTTGAAATT ACTGGAGGCCCCCTGGTTCATATTCCAACTGGTAGGCGAGACGGGAAGGTTTCGCTAGCTTCAAATGTCAGGCCTAATATTGTAGACACAAGCTTTACAATGAATGAGATGATAAAGCTCTTTTCTTCTAAAGGGTTGCCATTGCATGACCTTGTAACGCTCTCAG GCTCTCATACTATAGGAGCAGCTCACTGCAGTGCATTCAGTGACCGATTCCAAGAGGACTCGGAAGGAAAATTCACACTCATTGACGCATCTTTAGACAAAGGTTATGCCGAGAAGCTCATGAAACAGTGCCCTTCAGGCTCAAACCCATCTACAACAGTAAAAAATGATCCTGAAACTTCCTTTGTGTTTGATAACCAATACTACCGGAATTTGTTGGCCCACAGAGGGCTGTTTCAATCAGATTCTGTCCTGTTCACCGACAGTAGATCAACCAAACAAGTGGAGAATTTTGCAGCAGACCAAGTTGATTTTTTTGAGAGTTGGATTCAGTCGTTCTTGAAGCTTACTAGCACTCATGTTAAGACAGGTGATGAAGGGGAAATTCGAGCATTTTGTCCAACAGCTAATACATGA
- the LOC126785269 gene encoding peroxidase 46 isoform X5 yields MERRQTSFYFTHKIILLVWLCQASCASANLAMNFYSASCPSAELVVRNTVRSASNMDPTVPGKLLRLLFHDCFVEGCDASVLLQGNGTERSDPANQSLGGFSVIDSAKRLLEILCPGTVSCADIVALAARDAVEITGGPLVHIPTGRRDGKVSLASNVRPNIVDTSFTMNEMIKLFSSKGLPLHDLVTLSGSHTIGAAHCSAFSDRFQEDSEGKFTLIDASLDKGYAEKLMKQCPSGSNPSTTVKNDPETSFVFDNQYYRNLLAHRGLFQSDSVLFTDSRSTKQVENFAADQVDFFESWIQSFLKLTSTHVKTGDEGEIRAFCPTANT; encoded by the exons ATGGAGAGAAGACAAACATCCTTCTACTTTACACACAAAATCATCTTGCTTGTGTGGTTATGTCAGGCTTCCTGTGCAAGTGCAAACCTCGCAATGAATTTCTACTCAGCTTCATGCCCTTCTGCTGAGCTTGTGGTCAGAAACACAGTCAGATCAGCTTCAAACATGGACCCTACTGTCCCCGGGAAGCTCCTACGCTTGCTCTTCCATGACTGCTTTGTGGAG GGTTGTGATGCTTCTGTCCTTCTACAAGGAAATGGAACGGAGAGAAGCGATCCAGCAAACCAATCTCTGGGAGGATTTTCAGTTATTGATTCAGCAAAAAGACTGCTTGAAATTCTCTGTCCAGGAACTGTTTCATGTGCTGACATTGTTGCTTTGGCTGCTAGAGATGCTGTTGAAATT ACTGGAGGCCCCCTGGTTCATATTCCAACTGGTAGGCGAGACGGGAAGGTTTCGCTAGCTTCAAATGTCAGGCCTAATATTGTAGACACAAGCTTTACAATGAATGAGATGATAAAGCTCTTTTCTTCTAAAGGGTTGCCATTGCATGACCTTGTAACGCTCTCAG GCTCTCATACTATAGGAGCAGCTCACTGCAGTGCATTCAGTGACCGATTCCAAGAGGACTCGGAAGGAAAATTCACACTCATTGACGCATCTTTAGACAAAGGTTATGCCGAGAAGCTCATGAAACAGTGCCCTTCAGGCTCAAACCCATCTACAACAGTAAAAAATGATCCTGAAACTTCCTTTGTGTTTGATAACCAATACTACCGGAATTTGTTGGCCCACAGAGGGCTGTTTCAATCAGATTCTGTCCTGTTCACCGACAGTAGATCAACCAAACAAGTGGAGAATTTTGCAGCAGACCAAGTTGATTTTTTTGAGAGTTGGATTCAGTCGTTCTTGAAGCTTACTAGCACTCATGTTAAGACAGGTGATGAAGGGGAAATTCGAGCATTTTGTCCAACAGCTAATACATGA
- the LOC126785274 gene encoding aspartyl protease family protein At5g10770-like, with amino-acid sequence MATPSFLANKYLISSCIFVCLNIISSLDKGFALTLAETTKGHHLQLNSLLPASTCSPSTRGHDKKKASLEVVHRHGPCSKQPNQHKLKTPTHTEILQQDQARVNSIHARVSHKEVDDLRQSDTSIPAKSGSVVGSGNYIVTVGLGSPAKPLSLIFDTGSDLTWTQCQPCVKSCYKQKEPIFDPSVSKSYTNISCNSPVCSQLISATGNTPGCSSGTSTCIYGIQYGDQSFSIGYFGKERLALTSVDVFDGFLFGCGQNNQGLFGGSAGLLGLGRNKISLVEQTAQKYGRFFSYCLPSTSSSTGYLSFGRGAGGPSNAVKFTPLSTVSQGGSFYGLNVVGISVGGRQLSISTTVFSSSGTIIDSGTVITRLPATAYSALRDAFRQGMKSYPQAEALSILDTCYNLSGSKTVSYPKIAFAFGGGLTLDLDATGILYVASASQVCLAFAGNSDDNDIAIFGNVQQKRLQVVYDVAGGKVGFASAGCP; translated from the exons ATGGCAACTCCCTCCTTCCTCGCGAACAAGTACTTGATTTCCTCGTGTATATTTGTATGCCTTAATATTATCTCTTCTTTAGACAAGGGCTTCGCTTTAACCTTGGCAGAAACAACAAAAGGCCACCATCTTCAACTCAACTCTCTACTACCAGCATCAACCTGCAGCCCCTCAACCAgag GTCATGATAAGAAGAAGGCGTCACTTGAAGTGGTACACAGGCATGGTCCGTGCTCTAAGCAGCCTAACCAGCACAAATTGAAAACTCCAACTCACACTGAGATCCTGCAGCAGGATCAAGCCCGAGTCAACTCAATTCACGCCCGGGTTTCTCATAAAGAGGTCGACGATCTCAGACAATCCGACACGTCCATCCCGGCAAAGTCAGGCAGTGTTGTGGGCTCGGGCAACTACATTGTGACTGTGGGCTTGGGCTCACCCGCAAAACCACTCTCGCTCATATTTGACACTGGGAGTGACCTGACTTGGACTCAGTGCCAGCCTTGTGTTAAGTCTTGTTACAAACAAAAGGAGCCCATCTTTGACCCATCCGTCTCCAAATCCTACACTAACATTTCATGTAATTCGCCAGTCTGCTCTCAACTCATATCAGCCACAG GTAACACGCCCGGTTGCTCAAGCGGAACATCAACTTGCATATACGGCATACAATACGGAGATCAATCCTTCTCAATTGGATACTTTGGTAAGGAAAGGTTGGCATTAACTTCCGTGGATGTCTTCGATGGGTTTCTCTTCGGCTGCGGCCAAAACAATCAAGGCCTTTTTGGTGGCTCTGCCGGGTTATTGGGCCTGGGCCGCAACAAAATCTCCCTCGTCGAGCAGACCGCCCAAAAGTATGGTCGCTTCTTTTCCTACTGCCTCCCCTCCACTTCCAGCTCCACCGGTTACCTCAGCTTTGGAAGAGGTGCCGGAGGACCGTCTAATGCAGTCAAGTTCACTCCGCTATCCACGGTATCTCAAGGTGGGTCCTTTTACGGGCTCAATGTCGTTGGAATTAGCGTTGGTGGACGTCAGTTATCGATTTCCACTACGGTTTTTTCGTCCTCAGGGACCATCATCGACTCAGGAACCGTCATAACTCGGCTTCCGGCAACGGCGTATAGCGCTCTAAGGGATGCGTTTCGGCAGGGAATGAAAAGTTATCCGCAAGCAGAGGCGCTTTCGATACTAGACACATGCTACAACCTTAGTGGGAGCAAAACGGTGTCGTACCCCAAGATAGCGTTCGCGTTTGGCGGTGGGTTGACGTTGGATTTGGATGCCACCGGCATATTGTACGTCGCGAGTGCTTCACAGGTGTGTTTGGCGTTCGCTGGGAATAGTGATGACAACGACATTGCCATCTTCGGGAATGTTCAACAGAAACGGTTGCAGGTGGTGTATGACGTCGCTGGTGGAAAGGTCGGATTTGCCTCTGCTGGTTGCCCCTGA
- the LOC126785269 gene encoding peroxidase 46 isoform X4 produces the protein MTAKRFPLMMWMSWKTLLKRPEMLNMKMFDNSVWWSSLASCASANLAMNFYSASCPSAELVVRNTVRSASNMDPTVPGKLLRLLFHDCFVEGCDASVLLQGNGTERSDPANQSLGGFSVIDSAKRLLEILCPGTVSCADIVALAARDAVEITGGPLVHIPTGRRDGKVSLASNVRPNIVDTSFTMNEMIKLFSSKGLPLHDLVTLSGSHTIGAAHCSAFSDRFQEDSEGKFTLIDASLDKGYAEKLMKQCPSGSNPSTTVKNDPETSFVFDNQYYRNLLAHRGLFQSDSVLFTDSRSTKQVENFAADQVDFFESWIQSFLKLTSTHVKTGDEGEIRAFCPTANT, from the exons ATGACAGCGAAGAGATTCCCATTGATGATGTGGATGAGTTGGAAGACCTTGCTGAAGAGGCCGGAAATGTTGAACATGAAGATGTTTGATAATTCAGTGTGGTGGTCATCCTTG GCTTCCTGTGCAAGTGCAAACCTCGCAATGAATTTCTACTCAGCTTCATGCCCTTCTGCTGAGCTTGTGGTCAGAAACACAGTCAGATCAGCTTCAAACATGGACCCTACTGTCCCCGGGAAGCTCCTACGCTTGCTCTTCCATGACTGCTTTGTGGAG GGTTGTGATGCTTCTGTCCTTCTACAAGGAAATGGAACGGAGAGAAGCGATCCAGCAAACCAATCTCTGGGAGGATTTTCAGTTATTGATTCAGCAAAAAGACTGCTTGAAATTCTCTGTCCAGGAACTGTTTCATGTGCTGACATTGTTGCTTTGGCTGCTAGAGATGCTGTTGAAATT ACTGGAGGCCCCCTGGTTCATATTCCAACTGGTAGGCGAGACGGGAAGGTTTCGCTAGCTTCAAATGTCAGGCCTAATATTGTAGACACAAGCTTTACAATGAATGAGATGATAAAGCTCTTTTCTTCTAAAGGGTTGCCATTGCATGACCTTGTAACGCTCTCAG GCTCTCATACTATAGGAGCAGCTCACTGCAGTGCATTCAGTGACCGATTCCAAGAGGACTCGGAAGGAAAATTCACACTCATTGACGCATCTTTAGACAAAGGTTATGCCGAGAAGCTCATGAAACAGTGCCCTTCAGGCTCAAACCCATCTACAACAGTAAAAAATGATCCTGAAACTTCCTTTGTGTTTGATAACCAATACTACCGGAATTTGTTGGCCCACAGAGGGCTGTTTCAATCAGATTCTGTCCTGTTCACCGACAGTAGATCAACCAAACAAGTGGAGAATTTTGCAGCAGACCAAGTTGATTTTTTTGAGAGTTGGATTCAGTCGTTCTTGAAGCTTACTAGCACTCATGTTAAGACAGGTGATGAAGGGGAAATTCGAGCATTTTGTCCAACAGCTAATACATGA
- the LOC126785269 gene encoding lariat debranching enzyme isoform X1, translated as MKIAVEGCMHGDLDNVYRTLQHMERAHNIKIDLLLCCGDFQAVRNEKDLESLSVPPKYRSMNSFWKYYSGEEMAPYPTIFIGGNHEASNYLWELYYGGWAAPNIYFLGFAGVVKFGNLRIGGLSGIYKSRDYRSGHYERPPYNENTIKSVYHVREYDVHKLMQVEEPIHIFLSHDWPLGITDCGDWKQLVRYKPHFETEVRDRTLGSKPAAQLLQKLKPPYWFSAHLHCKFAARVQHGQDGPVTNFLALDKCLPGKKFLQVLDIDTEPGPCEIQYDEEWLEITRRFNSIFPLTIKSANFGGLHIDKQDSRQWVRSKLQARGAQPFEFSRTAPSYNPSNSVSNSTSQGYTRNPQTESLLQFLELPYLLDDMSESSEAFRSPFPLSVRAKRFPLMMWMSWKTLLKRPEMLNMKMFDNSVWWSSLASCASANLAMNFYSASCPSAELVVRNTVRSASNMDPTVPGKLLRLLFHDCFVEGCDASVLLQGNGTERSDPANQSLGGFSVIDSAKRLLEILCPGTVSCADIVALAARDAVEITGGPLVHIPTGRRDGKVSLASNVRPNIVDTSFTMNEMIKLFSSKGLPLHDLVTLSGSHTIGAAHCSAFSDRFQEDSEGKFTLIDASLDKGYAEKLMKQCPSGSNPSTTVKNDPETSFVFDNQYYRNLLAHRGLFQSDSVLFTDSRSTKQVENFAADQVDFFESWIQSFLKLTSTHVKTGDEGEIRAFCPTANT; from the exons ATGAAAATTGCCGTAGAAGGATGTATGCACGGCGACCTCGACAACGTCTACCGGACCCTCCAACACATGGAACGAGCTCACAACATCAAAATCGACCTCCTCCTCTGCTGCGGCGATTTTCAG GCTGTGAGGAATGAGAAGGATTTGGAGAGCTTAAGCGTGCCCCCAAAGTACCGCTCCATGAACTCCTTCTGGAAGTACTATTCCGGCGAGGAGATGGCTCCATATCCCACCATATTCATCGGTGGCAATCATGAAGCTTCTAATTATCTCTGGGAACT CTACTACGGAGGGTGGGCGGCACCCAATATCTACTTCTTGGGTTTTGCCGGGGTTGTCAAGTTCGGAAACCTTCGCATTGGTGGCCTCTCTGGCATTTATAAATCGCGAGACTATCGTTCCG GACACTATGAGAGGCCTCCTTATAATGAGAATACCATCAAGTCTGTCTATCATGTTCGTGAGTATGATGTCCACAAACTCATGCAAGTTGAGGAGCCAATCCATATTTTTCTTTCACATGATTGGCCTCTTGGCATCACTGATTGTGGGGACTGGAAGCAACTTGTTCGATACAAACCTCATTTTGAGACTGAG GTTCGGGATAGAACTCTGGGAAGTAAGCCTGCTGCTCAATTGCTACAAAAATTGAAACCACCCTACTGGTTTTCAGCTCATCTACACTGCAAATTTGCTGCTCGCGTGCAACATGGGCAAGATGGTCCCGTGACAAATTTTCTTGCTCTTGATAAGTGTCTTCCAGGAAAGAAATTTTTGCAG GTTCTTGATATTGACACCGAGCCAGGGCCATGCGAGATCCAGTATGATGAAGAATGGCTTGAGATAACTCGGCGATTTAATTCTATTTTCCCTCTCACAATCAAGAGTGCAAATTTTGG GGGTCTACATATTGATAAGCAAGATTCTCGTCAATGGGTAAGGAGTAAGCTACAAGCAAGAGGAGCCCAACCTTTTGAATTCAGCCGGACAGCTCCATCTTATAACCCCTCTAATTCTGTCTCAAACAGTACATCTCAGG GATATACTCGGAATCCACAAACTGAATCTTTGTTGCAATTTCTGGAACTCCCTTATCTTCTTGATGACATGTCAGAATCTTCGGAAGCATTCAGAAGTCCTTTTCCATTAAGTGTTAGAG CGAAGAGATTCCCATTGATGATGTGGATGAGTTGGAAGACCTTGCTGAAGAGGCCGGAAATGTTGAACATGAAGATGTTTGATAATTCAGTGTGGTGGTCATCCTTG GCTTCCTGTGCAAGTGCAAACCTCGCAATGAATTTCTACTCAGCTTCATGCCCTTCTGCTGAGCTTGTGGTCAGAAACACAGTCAGATCAGCTTCAAACATGGACCCTACTGTCCCCGGGAAGCTCCTACGCTTGCTCTTCCATGACTGCTTTGTGGAG GGTTGTGATGCTTCTGTCCTTCTACAAGGAAATGGAACGGAGAGAAGCGATCCAGCAAACCAATCTCTGGGAGGATTTTCAGTTATTGATTCAGCAAAAAGACTGCTTGAAATTCTCTGTCCAGGAACTGTTTCATGTGCTGACATTGTTGCTTTGGCTGCTAGAGATGCTGTTGAAATT ACTGGAGGCCCCCTGGTTCATATTCCAACTGGTAGGCGAGACGGGAAGGTTTCGCTAGCTTCAAATGTCAGGCCTAATATTGTAGACACAAGCTTTACAATGAATGAGATGATAAAGCTCTTTTCTTCTAAAGGGTTGCCATTGCATGACCTTGTAACGCTCTCAG GCTCTCATACTATAGGAGCAGCTCACTGCAGTGCATTCAGTGACCGATTCCAAGAGGACTCGGAAGGAAAATTCACACTCATTGACGCATCTTTAGACAAAGGTTATGCCGAGAAGCTCATGAAACAGTGCCCTTCAGGCTCAAACCCATCTACAACAGTAAAAAATGATCCTGAAACTTCCTTTGTGTTTGATAACCAATACTACCGGAATTTGTTGGCCCACAGAGGGCTGTTTCAATCAGATTCTGTCCTGTTCACCGACAGTAGATCAACCAAACAAGTGGAGAATTTTGCAGCAGACCAAGTTGATTTTTTTGAGAGTTGGATTCAGTCGTTCTTGAAGCTTACTAGCACTCATGTTAAGACAGGTGATGAAGGGGAAATTCGAGCATTTTGTCCAACAGCTAATACATGA